A part of Chryseobacterium arthrosphaerae genomic DNA contains:
- a CDS encoding thiopeptide-type bacteriocin biosynthesis protein, translating into MLRKFTPGSEWLYIKLYTGIKTADIVLEEAVIPLLNDLRNKGLIKKWFFIRYHDPKSHLRIRFDLSQSEMFGEVLALGREYLQEYIDSGEISGFTLDTYQREVERYGKKTMEDAEFLFWKSSESILDEYLHFDDEEKIVVSMFYIDRMLDYLGLSVQEKLTWIREYNLAFKYEFNADKKLNSQLDKKYRAFIPKYTEFVSSDEYLSFRQYIVSNIADAEKQLQNIIENYNAPLSKFFQSIFHMHINRMFISDQRVFEMIIYDYLFRYYKTLAFKNTVHGNL; encoded by the coding sequence ATGCTGAGAAAATTTACTCCGGGAAGTGAGTGGTTGTATATCAAACTCTATACAGGGATAAAAACGGCAGATATCGTTTTGGAGGAAGCTGTAATCCCTTTGTTAAATGATCTCCGGAATAAAGGGCTGATAAAGAAATGGTTTTTTATCCGTTATCATGATCCGAAATCCCATTTAAGAATACGGTTCGATCTTTCCCAATCAGAAATGTTCGGTGAAGTTCTGGCATTGGGCAGAGAGTATTTACAGGAATACATAGATTCCGGGGAAATTTCAGGTTTTACATTGGATACTTATCAGAGAGAGGTCGAAAGGTATGGGAAGAAAACAATGGAAGATGCCGAATTTTTATTCTGGAAAAGCAGCGAAAGCATCCTAGATGAATATCTTCATTTTGATGATGAGGAGAAAATTGTGGTGTCAATGTTCTATATTGACAGGATGCTGGATTATCTTGGATTATCCGTTCAGGAAAAGCTAACCTGGATCAGAGAATATAACCTTGCCTTTAAATATGAATTCAATGCCGATAAAAAACTCAACAGTCAGCTGGATAAAAAATACAGGGCATTCATTCCAAAATATACAGAGTTTGTAAGCTCTGATGAATACCTGTCCTTTAGACAGTATATCGTATCAAATATTGCTGATGCAGAAAAACAACTGCAGAACATTATTGAAAATTATAATGCACCCTTATCAAAATTCTTCCAAAGTATATTTCATATGCATATCAACCGGATGTTTATATCTGATCAGCGGGTTTTCGAAATGATCATCTATGATTATCTGTTCCGGTATTATAAAACGCTGGCCTTTAAAAATACTGTACACGGAAATTTATAA
- a CDS encoding helix-turn-helix transcriptional regulator, translating into MQKKVFTCLLILFQILYFAQSIKRFRIPDSLKSRNIEELQKAYDKVFRIDNNKAELYANVILKKAKEEKDNVLMYDGYYKLAYSKGLKSENGHPYADTLLTLTHNLNTREYPAKAHIIKGILLNYEFRYNEALKEYIQARDLSKNKNPDQFYYIKKLVGILKLATGENDEALSLFLEYYQYEKKKLDTDNRDVKSYIGSVFSVANCYNKTGQYINALKYIDLGIRECKQYKDYTHYPYFISASGIANYYLKNYKESSEKHLEAEKKFIKNNDNWNLGITYYFLGKINYDTQKENDAVKYFIKADSVLTVSKKFDLLTRNGYEILIDYYKKKGDKENQLKFINKLFAADSIINNSKQLLSKEIYKKYDTPALLEEKERLIKDLNNKNSVLYIFLGSSALLIGTLFFLFIRNKRKIEVYKRQAEYLLEKSKLDNTLIIQNEVEATDNIKKQKSKNVLSEKKLKDIKAKLERFEQNKDFLQKNITVDSLAKEFNSNRNYLSKSVNELKMKNFPQYLNELRINYIIDELNTNVKIRKHTIAAIADDIGYNNSESFSNAFRKITGTLPSYYIKLLDQQG; encoded by the coding sequence ATGCAAAAGAAAGTCTTTACCTGTCTCTTGATTCTTTTCCAAATCCTATACTTCGCACAAAGTATAAAAAGATTTCGTATACCAGATTCATTAAAAAGTAGAAACATTGAAGAACTGCAGAAGGCTTATGATAAAGTATTCCGAATTGATAATAATAAAGCTGAGTTGTATGCAAATGTTATTCTGAAAAAAGCGAAAGAAGAAAAAGATAATGTTCTTATGTATGATGGGTATTATAAGTTGGCTTACAGTAAAGGATTGAAATCCGAAAATGGACATCCCTATGCAGATACTCTACTTACATTAACTCATAATTTGAATACAAGAGAATATCCTGCCAAGGCACATATTATTAAAGGAATTTTATTAAATTATGAATTTCGATACAATGAGGCGCTAAAGGAGTATATCCAGGCGAGGGATTTATCTAAAAATAAAAATCCTGATCAGTTTTATTATATAAAAAAACTTGTTGGGATTTTAAAACTGGCAACAGGAGAAAATGATGAAGCTCTATCTCTCTTTCTGGAATACTATCAATATGAGAAAAAAAAACTGGATACAGATAACAGAGATGTTAAAAGCTATATCGGTTCTGTTTTTTCAGTTGCCAATTGTTATAATAAGACCGGGCAATATATAAATGCTTTAAAGTACATTGATTTAGGGATCAGGGAGTGTAAACAATATAAAGATTATACTCATTATCCTTATTTTATCTCTGCATCGGGAATAGCTAACTATTACCTGAAAAATTATAAAGAATCCTCTGAAAAGCATTTAGAAGCAGAGAAAAAATTTATTAAAAATAATGACAATTGGAATTTAGGGATCACCTACTATTTTTTAGGTAAAATTAATTATGATACCCAGAAAGAAAATGATGCTGTGAAATATTTTATCAAAGCAGATTCGGTATTAACTGTATCTAAAAAATTTGACCTTTTAACAAGAAATGGATATGAAATTTTGATTGATTACTATAAGAAAAAGGGAGATAAAGAAAATCAATTGAAATTCATAAATAAACTTTTCGCTGCTGATAGTATTATCAACAATAGCAAGCAGCTTTTGTCGAAAGAAATCTATAAGAAATACGATACTCCTGCTCTTTTGGAAGAAAAAGAAAGATTAATAAAGGATTTAAATAATAAAAACTCTGTTCTTTATATTTTCTTAGGAAGCAGTGCTTTACTTATTGGGACTTTATTCTTTTTGTTTATTCGAAATAAGAGAAAAATAGAAGTTTACAAACGACAGGCTGAGTATCTATTAGAAAAATCTAAACTGGACAATACGTTGATAATACAGAATGAAGTCGAAGCAACTGATAATATTAAAAAACAGAAGTCAAAAAATGTACTGTCAGAGAAAAAATTAAAAGATATAAAGGCAAAATTAGAGAGGTTCGAGCAAAACAAAGACTTTTTACAAAAAAATATTACTGTTGATAGTCTTGCTAAGGAGTTTAATTCAAACCGGAATTATCTGTCAAAGTCAGTGAATGAACTTAAGATGAAGAATTTTCCGCAATATCTGAACGAGCTTAGGATTAATTATATTATTGATGAATTAAATACTAATGTAAAAATAAGAAAACATACGATTGCGGCAATTGCAGATGATATCGGATACAATAATTCGGAATCGTTTTCCAATGCATTTAGGAAAATAACGGGGACTTTGCCATCTTATTATATTAAATTATTAGATCAACAGGGGTGA
- the gwsS gene encoding grasp-with-spasm system SPASM domain peptide maturase, whose product MKYFNLFSNIFITKGISRILLSDLQRNISELFSLEVYELLNELKTHPIENILQNYDQESQKILWEYIDFFLENEYGFITEDDWDHSFPSLSFEYNDYNKISDLFIELGNINTLYTIKPSVENLEVRHLVIYSQINFLLEEFLEIDGLFDQTPLENIEIYSPFHAGINLKNMEELNNKSSRIYSLYFYNCKKIPFKTKGNLSFIINFTKENLKITSCGKVDIKHFNTNMPKVTEAFNHNSCLHKKIGIDIDGNIKNCPLMTENYGNIHSSNLEEAFIRNDFKKYWNLTKNNIETCKDCEFRYVCTDCRAYTERTQYNQEGLDVSKPLKCGYDPYTGIWEDWTKNPLKQKIIKDYGINHFK is encoded by the coding sequence ATGAAATACTTTAATCTATTCTCAAACATTTTCATTACAAAAGGAATCAGCAGGATACTTCTTTCCGATTTACAGAGAAATATTTCAGAACTGTTTTCTCTTGAAGTGTATGAGCTACTGAATGAATTAAAAACTCACCCTATTGAAAATATTCTTCAGAATTACGATCAAGAATCTCAAAAAATACTCTGGGAGTATATAGACTTTTTCTTGGAGAATGAATATGGTTTTATTACAGAAGACGATTGGGATCATAGTTTTCCTTCATTATCATTTGAATATAATGATTATAATAAAATTTCAGATTTGTTTATAGAACTTGGAAATATAAATACCCTTTATACAATAAAACCTTCGGTAGAAAACTTAGAAGTAAGACATTTAGTTATTTATTCTCAAATCAATTTTTTACTTGAGGAATTTTTAGAGATTGACGGTTTATTTGACCAAACTCCATTGGAAAATATAGAAATTTACAGTCCTTTTCATGCAGGAATCAATCTGAAAAATATGGAAGAATTGAATAACAAATCTTCCAGAATATATAGTCTCTACTTTTATAATTGTAAAAAAATACCATTTAAAACAAAGGGGAACCTCAGCTTTATAATCAATTTCACAAAAGAAAATCTGAAAATAACTTCTTGTGGAAAAGTAGATATAAAACATTTCAACACTAATATGCCCAAAGTAACAGAAGCATTCAATCATAATTCCTGTCTACACAAAAAAATAGGAATTGATATCGATGGTAATATAAAAAACTGTCCGTTGATGACTGAAAACTATGGAAACATTCATAGTTCAAATCTCGAAGAAGCATTTATCCGAAATGACTTCAAAAAATACTGGAACCTGACCAAAAACAATATAGAAACTTGCAAAGACTGTGAATTCAGATACGTGTGTACAGACTGCAGAGCTTATACGGAAAGAACACAGTATAACCAGGAAGGGCTTGATGTTTCGAAACCTCTAAAGTGCGGCTATGATCCTTATACAGGAATATGGGAAGACTGGACTAAAAATCCTTTAAAGCAAAAAATAATTAAAGATTATGGTATAAATCATTTTAAATAA
- a CDS encoding CocE/NonD family hydrolase, translating into MNKNKWSLFFLCFASYCFSQKLYFKKIEFGNPEFENKLLLLNKELIKNYKEKDSLKYHDNYFRFQMLDKDYSGALKTIYKIRNAYKQSYPYYSKIIGIQFELYSLVKNSTKTADIEPVYENILRERYNQLPIQSRYLIPDSFKFKKDFNKNEVIKILSDSIKNDSISLKNAVLLCRNYNTYITIEKTFSIAECILKKLDKEDILAKDSIIIKTQKGNEIALYYVFNKSVKQPSILHFSGYSLNGDYYNYNSKINANRGYNIVNASSRGIYASNDQIIPFEFEINDVNEVIEWITKQPWSNGKIGMIGGSYDGFSQWAATKRLHPALKTIVPSASVGFGIDFPMYNNCFSPYMLRWLSYVKKETDYKLFNDEKEWLSVYNSYYKNGIAFNKLDSLYGVKNPIFQEWLKHPSFDRFWQSKIPYKKDFSKINIPVLTFTGYYDADQRGAMYYFNEHHKYNKNAEHYLVMGPFGHAGVVSGVDENYKGYAIDPVANIDIEDISYQWFDYILKGSKKPEFLKGKVNFQIMGANEWQSAKSIDELSSGKLKLFFNKTKLQESKPEPGFIAQKIDFFNREDTLKSLDSEKILDTIIDKSFIKYKLIFESDVFDKPVEIIGNFTGELIASINKKDMDITMEFYEKLSTGQYLKLAHDYFARASYAKDNTKRNLLKPFVKESIPIHNTFSTGRRIQKGSKLIVVLGIRKSADAQINYGTGKDVSTETIADAKEPLDIKWYTDSYIEVALLKK; encoded by the coding sequence ATGAATAAAAACAAATGGAGCTTGTTTTTTCTGTGTTTTGCATCTTATTGTTTTTCCCAGAAACTTTATTTTAAAAAGATAGAATTTGGAAATCCAGAATTTGAAAATAAATTACTTCTTCTTAATAAAGAGCTTATTAAAAATTATAAAGAAAAAGATTCTCTTAAATATCACGATAATTATTTTAGGTTTCAAATGCTTGATAAAGATTATAGTGGTGCTTTAAAAACCATATATAAGATACGTAATGCTTATAAGCAATCATATCCTTATTATTCCAAGATAATAGGTATTCAATTCGAACTATATTCATTAGTCAAAAACTCAACTAAAACTGCGGATATTGAACCTGTATATGAAAATATACTTAGAGAGAGATATAATCAGTTGCCAATACAGTCTAGATATTTAATTCCTGATTCATTTAAGTTTAAAAAAGACTTTAATAAAAATGAGGTAATTAAAATATTGAGTGATAGCATCAAAAATGATAGTATATCATTAAAAAATGCAGTTCTACTATGTAGGAATTATAATACTTATATTACTATAGAAAAAACTTTTTCTATAGCGGAATGTATCTTAAAAAAATTAGATAAAGAAGACATTTTAGCTAAAGATAGTATTATTATTAAAACACAAAAAGGTAATGAAATTGCCCTTTATTATGTTTTCAATAAAAGTGTAAAGCAACCTTCCATTTTACATTTTTCAGGCTATTCTCTTAATGGCGATTATTATAATTATAACTCAAAGATAAATGCTAATAGAGGTTATAATATTGTGAATGCATCAAGTAGAGGTATATATGCAAGTAATGATCAAATTATACCATTTGAATTTGAAATAAATGATGTAAACGAAGTAATAGAATGGATTACAAAACAGCCGTGGAGCAATGGAAAGATAGGAATGATTGGAGGAAGTTATGATGGCTTTAGCCAATGGGCGGCTACGAAAAGATTGCACCCTGCACTGAAAACAATAGTACCATCAGCGTCAGTAGGTTTTGGAATAGACTTTCCAATGTATAATAATTGTTTTAGTCCATACATGCTCCGCTGGTTAAGTTATGTAAAGAAAGAAACAGATTATAAACTCTTTAATGACGAAAAGGAATGGCTTTCTGTTTATAATTCTTATTATAAAAATGGAATTGCATTTAATAAACTGGATAGCCTTTACGGAGTAAAAAATCCTATTTTTCAGGAATGGTTGAAACACCCTTCTTTTGATAGATTCTGGCAATCTAAGATACCTTATAAAAAAGATTTTTCTAAGATTAATATTCCAGTTTTAACTTTTACAGGATATTATGATGCGGATCAAAGAGGTGCAATGTATTATTTTAATGAGCATCATAAATACAATAAAAATGCAGAACATTATTTGGTTATGGGCCCTTTTGGGCATGCTGGCGTAGTATCAGGAGTAGATGAAAATTATAAGGGATATGCAATTGATCCTGTAGCCAATATTGATATAGAAGATATTTCTTACCAGTGGTTTGATTATATTTTGAAAGGGAGTAAGAAGCCTGAGTTTTTAAAAGGGAAAGTGAATTTTCAAATAATGGGTGCTAATGAATGGCAGAGTGCTAAAAGCATCGATGAATTAAGCAGTGGAAAGCTGAAGTTGTTTTTTAATAAAACCAAATTACAGGAATCAAAGCCTGAACCGGGTTTTATTGCTCAAAAAATTGATTTCTTTAATAGAGAAGATACACTGAAGAGCCTGGATAGCGAAAAAATACTTGACACCATAATAGATAAATCATTCATAAAATATAAACTTATTTTTGAAAGTGATGTTTTTGATAAACCGGTTGAAATCATTGGTAATTTCACTGGGGAATTAATAGCTTCTATTAATAAAAAAGATATGGATATTACTATGGAGTTTTATGAGAAGCTATCTACCGGGCAGTATCTTAAATTAGCTCATGATTATTTTGCAAGAGCAAGCTATGCCAAAGATAATACTAAAAGGAATTTGTTAAAACCATTTGTAAAAGAATCTATTCCCATACATAATACTTTTTCTACAGGAAGAAGAATACAAAAAGGAAGTAAACTTATAGTGGTTTTAGGAATCCGAAAAAGTGCAGATGCTCAAATAAATTATGGAACGGGAAAAGATGTAAGTACTGAAACCATTGCGGATGCGAAAGAACCTTTGGATATTAAATGGTATACCGATAGTTATATAGAAGTTGCTCTTTTAAAAAAATAA
- the gwsG gene encoding grasp-with-spasm system ATP-grasp peptide maturase, with the protein MILIITKNKESTTDEVIKWLLVMGKKFIRVNEDEVFEIKTKEKRIYVQSNVNSFFIDDIISVWYRRGGLKFQRLQYENPSVDIHMNEHQHWLEDYIIKTLESKKHINKQSNCHINKLLVLKKAENAGLDIPHYYLAENTENVKLGQTIVKPVAGNPTLENMSEKAYGVMYTTVIDQHVKGNFFISFFQEKIEKDFEIRTFYLNGKCWSMAIFSQKDQQTKVDYRKYNDKKPNRNVPYKLPDSIEQKIYQLMQSLDLNCGSIDFIKRNNTFYFLEVNPIGQFLNVSRTCNYLLDRKIAEYL; encoded by the coding sequence ATGATACTTATTATTACTAAAAATAAAGAATCCACAACTGATGAAGTCATTAAATGGCTTTTAGTTATGGGTAAAAAGTTCATAAGGGTAAATGAAGATGAAGTTTTTGAAATTAAGACCAAAGAAAAACGAATTTATGTTCAAAGTAATGTGAACAGTTTTTTTATTGATGACATAATTAGTGTTTGGTACAGAAGAGGCGGGTTAAAGTTCCAAAGGCTGCAATATGAAAATCCTTCTGTTGATATTCACATGAACGAGCACCAGCATTGGCTGGAAGATTATATCATTAAAACACTCGAGTCTAAAAAGCATATCAATAAGCAAAGCAATTGCCACATTAATAAATTACTTGTTCTTAAAAAAGCTGAAAATGCAGGACTGGATATTCCCCATTATTATCTTGCTGAAAATACAGAAAATGTAAAACTGGGACAAACCATTGTGAAACCTGTTGCAGGAAATCCGACATTAGAAAACATGAGTGAAAAAGCATATGGAGTAATGTACACTACTGTGATAGATCAACATGTAAAAGGTAATTTTTTTATTTCATTTTTCCAGGAAAAAATAGAAAAAGATTTCGAAATCAGAACTTTCTATCTGAATGGCAAATGTTGGTCCATGGCTATTTTTTCGCAAAAAGATCAACAAACAAAAGTAGATTACAGGAAATATAACGATAAAAAGCCCAACAGAAATGTACCATACAAACTTCCTGATAGTATTGAACAGAAAATCTATCAGCTGATGCAATCTTTAGATTTAAATTGTGGATCTATTGATTTTATAAAAAGAAATAACACGTTTTATTTTCTTGAAGTAAATCCAATTGGGCAATTCCTCAATGTATCCAGAACCTGCAATTACCTTTTAGATAGAAAAATAGCTGAATATTTATAA
- a CDS encoding DUF3810 domain-containing protein produces MVSFFEKFFELQKKIHQMLFSRIPFSMGDLIYILLGVFFLYCLICLFWKKKRSMAVMKILIVVNIFYFSYQVFWGMLYFQTPIIRKLENQKKPDITKAKELALRYLEKCKVSRTAVREDHHGIFVITDLKSVQQEILHQQTKLPQYTSDKKAPQVLAIKPSLFKNIMSFTGILGYYNPFTAEAQYNSELPSTFVPFTTAHESSHQLGFAREQEANFVGYLLGIHSGNSDLRYSTEYFTLKSLLRFIAEEDPEFVKSVLNNYSPAMKRDRAYERSFIFRHQGWLDEFFGFTNNLFLKTNQQEGSVTYSYFIDLLLNYEK; encoded by the coding sequence ATGGTTTCTTTTTTTGAAAAATTCTTTGAGTTGCAAAAGAAAATCCACCAGATGCTGTTCAGCCGGATTCCGTTTTCTATGGGGGATCTTATATATATTCTTCTGGGAGTTTTTTTTCTTTATTGTCTGATATGTTTATTCTGGAAGAAAAAAAGGAGCATGGCCGTGATGAAGATCCTGATCGTGGTGAACATCTTCTATTTCAGCTATCAGGTATTCTGGGGAATGCTCTATTTTCAGACGCCTATCATCAGGAAGCTTGAAAATCAAAAAAAGCCTGATATCACAAAAGCCAAAGAACTGGCTCTCCGGTATCTTGAAAAATGCAAGGTATCACGAACTGCCGTACGTGAAGATCATCATGGAATCTTCGTGATTACCGACCTGAAATCTGTACAACAGGAAATTCTTCACCAGCAGACAAAACTGCCTCAATATACTTCAGATAAAAAAGCACCGCAGGTTTTAGCAATCAAACCCAGCTTATTTAAAAATATCATGAGTTTTACGGGCATTCTGGGCTATTATAATCCTTTCACTGCGGAAGCGCAATACAATTCTGAGCTTCCTTCCACATTTGTTCCTTTTACCACCGCTCATGAAAGTTCTCATCAGCTTGGTTTCGCCAGGGAACAGGAAGCCAATTTTGTGGGCTATTTACTAGGTATTCACTCCGGCAATTCAGACCTCAGATACAGTACTGAATATTTTACCTTGAAAAGTCTTTTAAGGTTCATTGCGGAAGAGGATCCTGAGTTTGTAAAGTCTGTCCTGAACAATTATTCTCCTGCCATGAAAAGAGACCGTGCCTATGAGAGAAGTTTCATCTTCCGTCACCAGGGATGGCTGGATGAATTCTTTGGGTTCACCAATAATTTGTTTTTAAAAACGAATCAGCAGGAAGGTTCGGTTACCTATTCCTACTTTATAGATCTTCTTCTCAACTACGAAAAATAG
- a CDS encoding MFS transporter, which produces MSNYSKQTNWAQFIPLVTVFFFWGFVAASNDILIPVFQKAFNLSQTESMLVQICFYVAYTVGSLIYMIVSKSLRQDLINKIGYKNGLIVGLLISALGTLLFYPAANMHSFPLMISGLFIVGLGFSLQQIVANPLAIEVGPTETGSQRLTMAGGINNLGTTIGPLIVAFAIFGSASAANTEASIESVKTPYLILGAAFALVALMLKFSSLPAVTPTNTEDTDSKTPGEHRTSAFQYPQLVMGMIAIFVYVGVEVSTASNLPAYMEKGLGFETKEVAPYISLYWASLMIGRWTGAVEAFDFSAGFKKILRFLAPYLAFGVFLLVNAIAKHDLSPFYVYGFVIIAMIICDIMSKGNPARMLLIFSLAGITALLIGMFTSGMVSVYAFTSVGLFCSTLWPCIFALAINGLGKHTNQGSGYLIMMIMGGGIVSFIQGYIADITNIHFSYIVGVACFAYLAFYAIRVTGILKAQGIDLDKITKGNGH; this is translated from the coding sequence ATGTCAAATTATTCTAAACAAACCAATTGGGCCCAATTCATTCCATTGGTTACTGTATTCTTCTTTTGGGGATTCGTAGCAGCCAGTAATGATATTCTTATCCCAGTTTTTCAAAAAGCCTTCAATCTATCTCAAACTGAAAGTATGCTGGTTCAGATCTGCTTTTATGTTGCGTATACTGTAGGTTCTTTAATTTATATGATTGTCTCAAAAAGCCTGAGACAGGACCTGATCAATAAAATCGGGTACAAAAACGGTCTTATTGTGGGGCTTTTGATTTCCGCACTGGGAACGCTGCTGTTCTATCCTGCAGCCAATATGCACTCTTTCCCGTTAATGATCTCAGGATTATTTATTGTAGGTTTAGGATTCTCTCTTCAACAGATTGTAGCCAACCCGCTCGCTATTGAGGTAGGTCCTACGGAAACAGGATCTCAGAGACTGACAATGGCCGGGGGAATCAATAATCTGGGAACCACTATCGGGCCGCTTATCGTTGCATTTGCCATTTTTGGTTCTGCAAGCGCTGCCAATACAGAAGCAAGCATCGAAAGTGTAAAGACACCTTACCTGATCCTTGGTGCTGCCTTTGCGTTGGTTGCCTTAATGCTTAAATTCTCTTCGCTTCCTGCCGTGACCCCTACCAATACTGAAGATACAGACAGTAAAACTCCGGGAGAGCACAGAACTTCTGCTTTCCAGTACCCTCAGCTGGTCATGGGAATGATTGCGATTTTTGTATATGTAGGAGTGGAAGTTTCTACCGCCAGTAACCTTCCTGCCTATATGGAAAAAGGCTTAGGTTTTGAAACCAAAGAAGTAGCTCCCTATATCTCTTTATACTGGGCATCTTTAATGATCGGCCGTTGGACGGGTGCCGTAGAGGCATTTGATTTCAGCGCCGGTTTCAAAAAGATCTTAAGATTCTTAGCGCCTTATCTTGCATTCGGTGTATTTTTATTAGTAAATGCTATTGCCAAGCATGATCTTTCTCCATTTTACGTTTATGGATTCGTTATCATTGCAATGATCATCTGCGATATCATGAGTAAAGGAAATCCGGCAAGAATGCTTCTGATCTTCTCTTTAGCAGGAATTACCGCTTTACTGATAGGAATGTTTACTTCAGGAATGGTATCTGTATATGCATTTACCAGTGTAGGTCTTTTCTGTTCTACCTTATGGCCGTGCATCTTTGCTCTGGCAATTAACGGACTTGGAAAGCATACCAACCAGGGTTCCGGGTACCTGATTATGATGATCATGGGAGGAGGTATTGTAAGTTTTATCCAGGGATATATTGCTGATATTACCAATATTCATTTCAGTTATATTGTAGGGGTTGCCTGTTTTGCTTATCTTGCATTCTATGCGATCCGTGTAACGGGAATTCTGAAAGCCCAGGGCATTGATCTGGATAAGATAACCAAAGGAAATGGTCATTAA
- a CDS encoding grasp-with-spasm system A modified peptide, with product MRKLTGMKNFSSLENKRLKNLQTISGGSASSRNSPSQYTTSDGQVNDTDFYKDDTAGVWTYSSRTSVMVGPAKPTEGF from the coding sequence ATGAGAAAATTAACCGGAATGAAGAATTTTTCTTCACTAGAGAACAAAAGACTTAAAAATCTACAAACTATTTCTGGAGGATCTGCCAGTAGCAGAAATTCACCATCTCAGTATACTACATCTGACGGACAAGTAAATGATACAGATTTCTATAAGGATGATACGGCTGGTGTTTGGACATACAGCTCAAGAACTTCAGTAATGGTTGGCCCTGCAAAACCAACAGAAGGTTTTTAA